In the genome of Meriones unguiculatus strain TT.TT164.6M chromosome 13 unlocalized genomic scaffold, Bangor_MerUng_6.1 Chr13_unordered_Scaffold_40, whole genome shotgun sequence, one region contains:
- the LOC132651151 gene encoding LOW QUALITY PROTEIN: zinc finger protein OZF-like (The sequence of the model RefSeq protein was modified relative to this genomic sequence to represent the inferred CDS: substituted 1 base at 1 genomic stop codon), protein CGKSFTCTNYLCRHESSHTGEKPFKCTLCGKAFPYTTDLIGHKRTHAGEKPYKCNQCGKAFAKNSHLISHRRKHTGEKPYECHQCGKAFARNSHLIRHKRTHTGEKPYECNECGKAFAENSHLISHKRTHTGEKSYECDECGKAFAQNSHLISHKRTHTGEKPYECNQCGKAFAQNSHLISHKRTHTGEKPYECNQCGKAFAQNSALISHKRIHTGEKPYECNQCGKAFALNSHLISHKRTHTGEKPYECNQCGKAFAQSSALIRHKRTHTGKKPYKCTQYDKAFSQQSSLRKQEKTHSGEKLGEGNXCDKAFACNNHLLIHKITHTGKMSDCNQCEKIKLEQIKLEQINELTTALERNHRCRLYQ, encoded by the exons tgtggtaaatctttcacatgtactaattatctttgcaggcatgaaagcagtcatactggagagaaaccctttaaatgcactctatgtggtaaagccttcccctataccactgatctcatagggcataaaagaacacacgcaggagagaagccttacaaatgtaatcaatgtggtaaagcctttgcaaaaaacagtcacctcataagccatagaagaaaacatactggagagaaaccttatgaatgtcaccagtgtggtaaagcctttgcacgaaacagtcatctcataaggcataaaagaacacacactggagagaaaccttacgaatgtaatgagtgtggcaaagcctttgcagaaaacagtcatctcataagccataaaagaacacacactggagagaaatcttatgaatgtgacgagtgtggtaaagcctttgcacaaaacagtcatctcataagccataaaagaacacacactggagagaaaccttatgaatgtaaccagtgtggtaaagcctttgcacaaaacagtcatctcataagccataaaagaacacacactggagagaaaccttatgaatgtaaccagtgtggtaaagcctttgcacaaaacagtgctctcataagccataaaagaatacatactggagaaaaaccttatgaatgtaaccagtgtggtaaagcctttgcactaaacagtcatctcataagccataaaagaacacacactggagagaaaccttatgaatgtaaccagtgtggtaaagcctttgcacaaagcagtgctctcataagacataaaagaacacatactggaaagaaaccttataaatgtacccaatatgataaagccttttcacagcagagtagtctccgaaaacaggaaaagacacacagtggagagaagcttggtgagggtaattagtgtgataaagcctttgcatgtaacaatc atctcctaatacataaaataacacatactggaaagatgtctgactgtaaccaatgtgaaaaa ATCAAGCTGGAGCAGATCaagctggagcagattaatgaattaaccactgcccttgaaagaaACCATAGATGTAGGTTGTatcaatga